A stretch of DNA from Oncorhynchus nerka isolate Pitt River linkage group LG22, Oner_Uvic_2.0, whole genome shotgun sequence:
ataagtatcaaaagtaaacacataaatcatttcaaattccttatattaagcaaaccagacagcaccattttcttgttttttcaatttacggatagccaggggcacgctcccacacaaacataatttacaaacgaagcatgtggttagtgagtccgtcagatcagaggaagaagggatgaccagggatgttctcttgataggtgtgtgaattaggccattttcctgtcctgctaagcattcatcaTGTAAtgaatacttttgggtgtcacggaaaatgtatggagtaaaaagtacataatgtagtgaagtaaaagtatatCAAATATAAAGAGTAAAGTAAAGtagtacttaagtagtatttttacttaagtactctaCACCACTGGAAATCAACCAAAGCTTTactgatatattactgataaaaTATggttacatttgatttgatttgttgaatGTACCCTTTGGAACGACTtcgatagcaacagtgaatctattaAGTGGAGATTTCGCAACAATTATTCTTACTCTACGTGTATATtatcctctgttccccccatgtctgtgtgtgtaattgttcgttacgtttattgtgcGACGCGGCAGGCTGTTTTTTTCCGGGTATTGTTTTGAACCCgtggtattgtattgttgtacatTATTTGTGTGACTAGTGCGCTAGTGCAGTGACAAATATCAAAGCTAAGCAGCATTGGGTTTGGCTAAAATCCTGAATggatagctgtagatagatcaactctccagtagatGCTGCTGCCCAGcctattgtttttgttttcttatAGTGGATATAACCTATACAAGGTCTGTCATGTTGAAAAATGGTTTATGTCAGACTGAGCGCGCAACTGGTCAACTGGATTCAGGTGCAGGAGTGCAGAGATGAGTGAACAGGCACACTTTAATTGGCAGAAACAAATCAGTCGGACGCAACAGCGTCACAACACTCCAGCCAAAGGCAAAAGCGAATAGCGCACTAATGACAATATCCTGCGATTGAAATTTTGCCCACAAAACAACagttgattacttttttcaaatccaaatgtattttccaggtagattccacgtcacaataaaTTGAGAAATTActttgaaacaacgttgattgaACTAGTTTGTGCCCAGCGGGTTGTTTTTAAATCTCTGCTGAACGAATGACTAATTTCAGAATCATGAGCAGAAACTACATGTCCAAGTATGAAGAGATGCATAAGGGAGACTACTTTATGTCCAACAACCACAAGTGGAAAGCTTGCTTCCATGTATGTGTCTAGAACTTGATAAATACTATGGGCCTActtgaaagtgttatttttgGAGTCCATTGAAGACTTTTCCCATGACCAGTTGTCTAAAAAGTACTAAAGTAAAAATACCAgaaagtactacttaaatagTTTTTCTTGGTATCTGTGCTTtacttgactatttatatttttgcaacttttacatttacttcactacattccgaaaGATTTTTAACaactttttactccttacattttccctgacacccaaaagtactcagtACTCGTTAAATGacgacaggaaaatggtccagtaTACACACTTATCAAGtgaacatccatggtcatccctactgcttctaatcacaaatataaaatatatactagaaaatggtgccatctggtctGCTTAATATACAGAATAAGAAATTatttacacttttacttttgacttttgatctctgtatatttaaaaccaaatacttaggCTTTTTACTCAAATATTATTttgctgggtgactttcacttttagttgagtcattttctattaaggtatctttacttttcctcaagtatgacaatttaatactttttccaccactgcccatGGCTTTGGAACTGGAGAGTTAAATGAatgtattcattctatttctctaCATAGGAGGATGGCAACTTTGGGATCTATGTCAGGAAGCCCATGTGGAACTCTGACACCGCTGGCCAGCGCGACGCCTATCGCCTGTGCATGCAAGACGACTGCAACTTTGTAATGTACCAGAAGGACAACAAGATGATATGGCTGACCAAATGCCCGGCGTCCGGTGGCTGTGTAATGATTTGTCGCATGTGGCTGTGTAATGATGGCACCATGGTggtggagagagacggagaggaggtgTGGTCCTCTGCTCAGTCTAAGGGATTCAAGCAGTGAGCAGAGCACCTGCATCTCTACCGGGGATATGTTCATGCTGATAATAGCCACACTTTCCATCACTTTCCATCTTCCTTGACCTATGTTCAATAAAGAGCATGGTAAAAAAAAAGATCTGTTGTCTTCTGAATGTATTTTCCTTGCATTATCCTGATCTATCTGTCAATGAAAAGGAATAGGGGTAACATAAATGGGAACAACCAGAAATGATCATAGAATTTTTAAGTATCCTCTTGCCATGAATGTGAGGAGAAAACAATATGGCATCTATTGAGCACATTGGGGAATCTGAGAGCTGTGAACACATCAGAATCTGGCAGATAAGAATAATGAATAATTGTTTTAATGAGCAGATATTTTTAGCACAGTGCATAGCGCACAAAACAGTTGAATAGCTCTGTTGAAATGTAGAAGCCGAGGTTCATTCTGTTGGCAGCCCCTCCTCTTTGTTTACCACAGGCCTCTCTGAAGTGCCGTTTTTAACGAGCCAGACACATGGCTCGTCTAGACACCACATTGTCCCAGTCGTTTCTCGTGCTAAGAGTAGCCTAAATCTCAATAGCAATGAGAGGGGTGCTGGCTCAAAGGCTCTCCTCACCTATTGTGCACCAAAAAAAGTGCAAGACTCTGTGATTATAGAGGTGAATGGGTTTATATCTGGGAATATTTATAAGACATGATTGGTCTTCTTGGTCTTCAACAAATTATCAGTGGAAGACATCAAATGAGGTCAAGTGTTGCGACAAAACATACATTTAACTCTCGACTTTTGGGCTTAATGTGAAATAAATCGATCATGACTCAGTGCTTGTTGCCAGTAGATTAATCACTTAATTTTTTATTGGATctatgtacatttttttttttacaaaattcTGCCAAAATGTCCACTAGATGGGGGACAATGCTTTTAATAGTGACACCAGTTTTCAATGTCCAATTTCATCTGATGAGTTGTAGTAAGAGTTTTGGCTCCTGCCTGACTATTgtttgtgtcacaccctgatctgtttcacctgtctttgtgcttgtctccacccccttccaggtgtcgcccatcgtccccattatcccctgtgtagttatacctgtgttctctgtttg
This window harbors:
- the LOC115104614 gene encoding B-type lectin plumieribetin-like, encoding MSRNYMSKYEEMHKGDYFMSNNHKWKACFHEDGNFGIYVRKPMWNSDTAGQRDAYRLCMQDDCNFVMYQKDNKMIWLTKCPASGGCVMICRMWLCNDGTMVVERDGEEVWSSAQSKGFKQ